From one Sulfurimonas sp. HSL-3221 genomic stretch:
- a CDS encoding Ig-like domain-containing protein, whose product MQLFLQTKKGLALFLGMAMMFMLAGCGADSAFDNNVKGSGLEVTVSPADGATDVFLNTDITGTFNKDLQQATLIEGTTFYLLDPNDSMVPGSWSYLNKVLRFKPDANLTANTTYRFVITNGIRATDYSRLGGDVVTQFTTGTGLGLNVTLNPQQGDSNVSLNPNITATFNEPVDLSTVDGNSFYLLDGNSVKVPVTKIDHTDDNTTLILKLASNLAPFSTYTTVVTTAVSAPNGHTLAANETAMFVTGNWLRLAVTIMPSDGTTGVPINTMVTATFNKPMDLSTLNSGNIYLMDENGTHVPGTLHTATDASGNTVVTFILDPGTTLVPNSDYTFMVENDVTSLDGEQLGTDETSTFTTGTQTELQVYIVPMDGATGVPVSDDIVAYFNEDVNETTLDAATFYLENSGGGLLPGTIGYDSGNYIAVFNPDANLTAYNTYTFTVTTGVAAVNGDTLASDVNSTFTTGNLIRVIDAAVFSMGTTAVAADTNESALNGVTGNLLGTNISLGVDGVQGLVAATINYEGLVAALSGETNSTTVQELVDSNVSLTTLLQIISDQMPAGPGKDAVDQIAQAVADQGLDQPVAIGDLLQFPDSVLPANVTDVLAMDGISAAEANVVSVLSSVNAALAPITQSVIEIPLSIPGLTDGNSTLRAQLVSPPTIALMVPGDTIRASQARIQLKLTLTGSALTDLLSLLGLGTDAILNIPLYIVLGAAEGNLTTLSVDDVAMAVQNGLASIYLGTIPDDQFFSDQPLTADSFAPVDLINLLGLATVTAKAYAVGDSNNTTMHFLPINVPQMESAFAPLGDTTGSLLGTLTSNLELQVTLLGLPLLDVSALAGALSDLLVNTLAPALSPILNMLSGALGAYSGQADVTMLSLIEHYIEQP is encoded by the coding sequence ATGCAATTGTTTTTGCAAACGAAGAAGGGGTTGGCACTCTTCCTCGGCATGGCGATGATGTTCATGCTGGCGGGATGCGGTGCAGACAGTGCCTTTGACAACAATGTCAAGGGTAGTGGTCTTGAGGTGACCGTTTCGCCTGCCGACGGGGCAACGGACGTTTTCCTCAATACGGACATTACGGGAACGTTTAATAAGGATCTCCAGCAGGCAACGTTGATCGAGGGGACAACGTTTTACCTGCTGGACCCGAACGACAGCATGGTGCCGGGGTCGTGGTCATACCTGAACAAGGTACTGCGCTTCAAGCCCGATGCTAATCTGACGGCGAACACCACCTACCGGTTCGTCATTACGAACGGCATCAGAGCGACGGACTACTCCCGTCTGGGCGGTGACGTCGTCACGCAGTTCACGACCGGAACGGGTCTGGGGCTTAACGTCACGCTCAATCCGCAGCAGGGCGACAGCAATGTCTCGCTCAATCCCAATATCACCGCGACGTTCAACGAGCCGGTGGATCTTTCAACAGTCGATGGCAATAGCTTCTATCTGCTCGATGGAAACAGCGTGAAAGTACCGGTGACGAAGATCGACCACACCGATGATAACACGACGTTGATCTTGAAACTTGCTTCCAACCTGGCGCCGTTCAGTACTTACACCACCGTCGTGACGACGGCTGTGTCGGCACCGAACGGACATACGCTCGCCGCTAACGAGACGGCCATGTTCGTGACGGGCAACTGGCTGCGCCTTGCCGTGACGATCATGCCGTCCGACGGTACGACAGGTGTGCCGATCAACACGATGGTAACCGCCACCTTCAACAAACCGATGGATCTGTCGACGCTCAATTCGGGCAATATCTACCTGATGGATGAAAACGGCACCCACGTTCCGGGTACGCTGCATACGGCAACGGATGCGAGCGGCAATACGGTCGTGACCTTTATCCTCGATCCAGGTACGACGCTGGTTCCGAACAGCGATTACACCTTCATGGTCGAAAACGACGTGACGTCCCTCGACGGCGAACAGCTGGGTACGGATGAGACATCGACCTTCACGACGGGCACCCAGACTGAGCTGCAGGTCTACATCGTCCCGATGGATGGCGCGACAGGCGTTCCGGTCAGTGACGATATCGTCGCCTACTTTAACGAGGACGTCAACGAGACGACCCTTGATGCCGCGACCTTCTATCTTGAAAATAGCGGCGGCGGCCTGCTGCCGGGTACGATCGGCTATGACAGCGGCAACTATATCGCCGTCTTCAACCCGGATGCGAACCTGACGGCGTACAACACCTACACCTTTACGGTGACAACGGGGGTTGCGGCGGTCAACGGCGACACACTTGCCAGCGACGTGAACTCAACATTCACAACCGGCAACCTGATCCGCGTCATCGATGCGGCCGTCTTCAGTATGGGCACTACTGCCGTGGCAGCCGATACAAACGAATCGGCCCTCAACGGTGTCACGGGCAATCTGCTCGGGACAAATATTTCCCTGGGCGTCGATGGCGTGCAGGGACTGGTTGCGGCGACGATCAACTACGAGGGACTGGTGGCCGCACTCAGCGGGGAAACCAATTCGACGACGGTACAGGAGCTCGTGGACAGTAACGTCAGTCTGACGACACTGCTGCAGATTATTTCCGATCAGATGCCGGCAGGACCGGGTAAAGATGCTGTGGATCAAATTGCGCAGGCTGTGGCTGACCAGGGCCTTGATCAGCCGGTAGCTATCGGGGACCTGTTGCAGTTCCCTGATAGTGTTCTCCCTGCGAATGTGACAGATGTTCTGGCCATGGATGGTATTTCGGCGGCAGAGGCGAATGTGGTCTCTGTGTTGAGTTCGGTTAATGCTGCACTGGCTCCGATTACACAAAGTGTTATCGAGATTCCACTCTCCATTCCGGGATTGACTGACGGTAACAGCACGCTTCGTGCGCAGCTGGTGAGTCCGCCGACAATTGCGCTGATGGTTCCGGGGGATACGATCCGCGCTTCCCAGGCAAGAATTCAGCTGAAGCTTACACTGACCGGTTCGGCGCTTACAGACCTGTTGTCGCTGCTTGGGCTCGGCACAGATGCGATCCTCAATATCCCGCTGTATATCGTGCTGGGTGCCGCTGAAGGCAACTTGACTACGCTTTCTGTTGACGATGTCGCGATGGCGGTACAGAACGGGCTTGCCTCAATCTACCTCGGGACGATTCCGGATGATCAGTTCTTCTCCGATCAGCCATTGACGGCTGACAGTTTCGCACCGGTAGACCTTATCAATCTGCTTGGGCTTGCAACCGTGACTGCCAAGGCGTATGCTGTCGGGGATTCGAACAATACGACGATGCACTTCTTGCCGATCAATGTACCGCAGATGGAGAGTGCCTTCGCACCGTTGGGAGATACGACAGGCTCATTGCTGGGAACATTGACAAGCAACCTTGAGCTGCAGGTGACACTGCTTGGCCTTCCGTTGCTTGATGTCAGCGCGCTTGCAGGGGCGTTGAGCGATCTGCTTGTGAACACGCTTGCACCGGCGTTGTCGCCGATCCTGAATATGCTGAGTGGCGCGCTCGGAGCGTATAGCGGTCAGGCCGATGTCACGATGCTGAGTCTGATCGAGCACTATATCGAGCAGCCGTAA
- a CDS encoding OmpA family protein — translation MRRYSLAAAALLLTTAAYADFPAKRIAFPGFYIGGNVGYATGRVNETDTAEEACNGDPACTVINSTIDENAFGLKLFGGYLFNDFFAIEGGYFNLGELSFKHDTSTGETYKGTAKTQGLNADVVGHLPILSQLTAFARLGVMYAEVSKDYSYSGGTLYVNGVAKDMSPSQWGAGLKVGLGVQYDFTPRLGVRGEWEGYHMEEDASNSGLDMSLWSVGVVYRFGEDPNAPVPPPEPEKVVVVKEVPVPAEPVVVEKVVEKEVVKEVPSEPVIIRKPVERVVLATDALFDFNKAIVKPEGKAAIRDLVVKLQKDDKLIVTGHTDSIGSELYNLKLSQRRADAVKNELVINGIDADRIETKAKGESDPVATNATDEGRAQNRRVEIDIIAAPKEPGEEITPPADEVTLPAGETK, via the coding sequence ATGAGAAGATATTCATTGGCAGCGGCAGCGCTTTTGCTCACCACTGCGGCGTATGCTGATTTCCCGGCGAAACGCATTGCCTTCCCGGGGTTCTATATCGGGGGCAATGTCGGTTACGCGACCGGCCGGGTAAATGAGACCGATACGGCCGAGGAAGCGTGTAACGGCGATCCGGCCTGTACCGTGATCAACTCCACCATTGACGAGAACGCTTTCGGACTGAAGCTGTTCGGAGGTTACCTCTTTAACGACTTCTTCGCCATTGAAGGGGGCTATTTCAACCTCGGCGAGCTTTCGTTCAAACACGATACGAGTACGGGGGAGACCTATAAAGGTACCGCGAAGACGCAGGGGCTCAATGCCGACGTGGTCGGACACCTTCCGATCCTGTCCCAGCTGACCGCCTTTGCACGCCTCGGTGTGATGTATGCCGAAGTCAGCAAAGACTACTCCTACAGTGGCGGCACGCTCTATGTCAATGGCGTCGCGAAAGACATGAGTCCCAGCCAGTGGGGTGCGGGCCTGAAAGTCGGCCTGGGCGTGCAGTATGACTTCACACCCCGCCTCGGTGTCCGCGGCGAATGGGAAGGCTACCACATGGAGGAGGACGCTTCCAATTCCGGTCTCGATATGAGCCTCTGGTCCGTCGGTGTCGTCTACCGCTTCGGAGAAGATCCGAACGCACCGGTCCCGCCGCCGGAGCCGGAAAAAGTCGTCGTGGTCAAAGAGGTCCCGGTCCCGGCCGAACCTGTTGTTGTCGAAAAAGTCGTCGAGAAAGAGGTCGTCAAAGAGGTGCCGTCGGAACCGGTCATCATCCGGAAGCCGGTTGAACGCGTCGTCCTGGCGACGGATGCACTCTTCGACTTCAACAAGGCTATCGTGAAACCGGAAGGTAAAGCTGCGATCAGAGACCTCGTGGTCAAACTGCAAAAAGACGACAAGCTGATCGTAACGGGCCATACGGACAGCATCGGTTCTGAGCTGTACAACCTCAAACTGTCACAGCGCCGTGCCGACGCGGTCAAGAACGAACTGGTCATCAACGGCATCGACGCCGACCGTATCGAAACGAAGGCCAAAGGGGAGAGCGATCCCGTCGCGACGAATGCGACCGATGAGGGGCGCGCGCAGAACCGCCGCGTTGAAATCGACATCATCGCTGCGCCGAAAGAGCCGGGGGAAGAGATCACACCGCCGGCGGATGAAGTTACCCTCCCCGCAGGGGAAACGAAGTAA
- a CDS encoding Ig-like domain-containing protein, translating to MKTSKYKWGLAGILGMAMVLILAGCGRDSAFDDNVNGGELQVTVDPSEGAVNVPINKLITAKFNKEMNVSTVNDSTFYLLDENGTKVSSTIKFYGTDTKLFTLTSNADLVMDSNYTVYVTRGVKASDGYLLAADNIIRFRTGTLKYLQVTVLPNDGDTNVSIGVHILGNFNEAVNTATLNSTNVYLRESNGSFVNGTINYSDVGDDHLMTFTPSVPLDYNATYTFTIKQPVTSLTGLQLEYDSVNSFTTGPMKVVQAAVFSMASTPVTVDTNNSEVLGSVLGGLLGTQASVDLLGSGGLAGVSLGFPKLVSDLVDVVSASTVEDLVDSNVTLDAMLRLIADELEGLDAAEAHQLVTDLRAEVNASGLSDTPISVGSLLQFPVDTLPMQVNDVLSMTGLSAAQLSVQSLLGGINQALAPVLNAPIEVPLSLPLLTDESSGLKLQVITPPAIAVMKEGDTIHSASTRLQLNLKVGGILGDLLGALNTSLDGEGAVSADLINLPLYLELGSSEANLTVLNNDEIAMNVRNGLATLVIGTIPEDQFFSQQPISPEDVGSADLVNLLGLVKITVKAYASGVADSGGINFLPVDMQQMQSVYAPTGSTTGALLNTLVSNLELTINLLGIPIDVSGLLGSLLDPLLSILLPLLSPLLDSVTGLLGASIGKADVTMMSLIYGN from the coding sequence GTGAAGACGTCTAAGTATAAGTGGGGGCTGGCCGGCATCCTTGGCATGGCAATGGTGTTGATTTTAGCCGGGTGCGGACGCGACAGCGCGTTTGACGACAATGTCAACGGTGGTGAACTTCAGGTGACGGTTGATCCGTCCGAAGGAGCGGTCAATGTGCCGATCAACAAGCTGATCACGGCGAAATTCAACAAAGAGATGAATGTATCGACCGTGAACGATTCGACATTCTATCTGCTGGATGAGAACGGCACCAAAGTCTCCTCGACGATCAAATTCTACGGTACGGATACCAAGCTCTTTACCTTGACGTCCAATGCGGATCTTGTGATGGATTCGAATTACACCGTCTATGTCACAAGGGGAGTCAAAGCGAGTGACGGCTACCTCCTCGCGGCGGACAATATCATCCGTTTCCGTACGGGCACGCTGAAATATCTGCAGGTCACGGTCCTGCCCAATGACGGCGACACCAACGTCTCCATCGGCGTACATATCCTGGGGAATTTCAATGAAGCGGTCAATACGGCGACACTGAACAGTACCAACGTCTATCTGCGCGAGAGCAACGGTAGCTTTGTCAACGGGACGATCAACTACAGCGATGTCGGCGATGATCACCTCATGACCTTCACGCCGTCGGTTCCGCTTGATTACAATGCGACGTATACCTTCACGATCAAGCAGCCGGTGACGTCTCTCACCGGACTGCAGCTGGAATATGACAGCGTGAACAGCTTTACGACAGGGCCGATGAAGGTGGTCCAGGCGGCTGTCTTCTCTATGGCGTCGACTCCGGTAACGGTTGACACGAACAATTCCGAGGTACTCGGCAGTGTGCTCGGCGGTCTGTTGGGGACGCAGGCATCGGTGGACCTCCTGGGGTCCGGGGGGCTGGCCGGCGTTAGCCTCGGCTTCCCCAAACTGGTCTCGGACCTTGTCGATGTCGTGTCGGCATCAACGGTCGAAGACCTGGTCGACAGCAATGTGACGCTCGACGCGATGCTGAGGCTCATTGCCGATGAGCTGGAAGGGCTCGATGCCGCCGAGGCACATCAGCTCGTGACCGATCTGAGGGCAGAGGTCAACGCCTCCGGTCTCAGCGATACGCCGATCAGTGTGGGCAGTCTGCTCCAGTTCCCGGTCGATACGCTGCCGATGCAGGTGAATGATGTGCTGTCGATGACGGGCCTCTCCGCGGCGCAGCTGAGTGTTCAGTCGCTGTTGGGCGGCATCAACCAGGCGCTTGCGCCGGTACTGAACGCCCCGATAGAGGTACCGCTCTCCCTGCCGCTTCTGACGGATGAAAGCAGCGGCCTGAAACTCCAGGTCATTACACCGCCGGCAATCGCCGTGATGAAAGAGGGCGATACGATCCACTCCGCATCGACACGTCTGCAGCTTAACCTCAAAGTCGGGGGCATCCTGGGGGATCTTCTCGGAGCGCTGAATACGTCGCTGGACGGCGAAGGAGCAGTGAGTGCCGACCTTATCAACCTGCCGCTTTACCTTGAGCTTGGCTCGTCGGAGGCTAACCTGACGGTCCTGAACAACGACGAGATCGCCATGAATGTTCGCAACGGATTGGCCACACTTGTGATTGGTACAATCCCCGAAGATCAGTTCTTCTCGCAGCAGCCGATTTCGCCTGAGGATGTCGGCAGCGCCGATCTCGTCAATCTCCTGGGGCTGGTGAAGATCACCGTGAAGGCCTATGCATCGGGCGTGGCTGACAGCGGCGGAATCAACTTCCTGCCGGTCGATATGCAGCAGATGCAGAGTGTTTATGCACCGACGGGGTCGACAACGGGCGCACTGCTCAATACGCTGGTAAGCAATCTGGAACTGACAATCAATCTGCTGGGCATCCCGATTGATGTGAGTGGGCTGCTTGGAAGCCTGCTCGACCCGCTGCTGTCGATTCTGCTGCCGCTGCTGTCACCGCTGCTTGACTCGGTCACAGGACTGCTGGGAGCAAGTATCGGCAAGGCGGACGTGACCATGATGAGTCTGATATACGGGAACTAG
- a CDS encoding OmpA family protein codes for MKRIAATAALVAVAVQGQAVERIAMPGPYLGVNLGYATGSVSISTTEQEVCQGDPTCYVANSTADEEVFGVKAFGGYLFNQYFAVEGGYFNLGELSFKDVTNTGEVYKGKLSGQGINMDGLAHLPLLNALTVFARIGVLYAGMSKNYTYSGGTLLVNGAPKDMHVTEWDVGYKLGAGVQYDFTPALGVRAEWEGYHLAEAGSRSDYDVNLYSLGVVYRFGIPEPEPEKIVVVKEVPVPGEGTVLEKEVVKEVEVVKKVEVIKEVPKPVIIKKPTERVVLASDTLFDFDKSIVKPQGDAALKQLSGRLQKNDRLVVVGHTDSVGTEVYNMKLSQRRANAVRSKLVALGISPRMIETRAMGESQPVATNATDEGRTANRRVEIEVYAAPKKEL; via the coding sequence ATGAAACGGATAGCCGCGACGGCGGCTCTCGTCGCGGTGGCGGTGCAGGGGCAGGCGGTCGAACGCATCGCGATGCCCGGGCCTTACCTCGGGGTAAATCTCGGATATGCGACCGGTTCGGTCTCCATCTCCACGACCGAACAAGAGGTGTGCCAGGGAGACCCGACCTGTTATGTGGCAAATTCGACGGCAGACGAGGAGGTGTTCGGCGTCAAAGCCTTCGGCGGTTACCTCTTCAATCAGTACTTTGCTGTTGAAGGGGGGTATTTTAACCTGGGTGAACTCTCGTTCAAGGATGTCACCAATACCGGAGAGGTCTATAAAGGCAAGCTCTCGGGACAGGGGATCAACATGGACGGGCTCGCCCACCTCCCGCTCCTTAACGCCCTCACCGTCTTTGCCCGTATCGGGGTGCTGTACGCGGGGATGAGCAAGAACTACACCTACAGCGGGGGCACCCTGCTCGTCAACGGCGCGCCCAAAGATATGCATGTGACCGAATGGGACGTCGGCTACAAGCTCGGTGCCGGCGTGCAGTACGATTTCACCCCTGCCCTCGGCGTACGCGCTGAATGGGAAGGGTATCACCTCGCCGAAGCCGGGTCCAGGTCCGATTACGACGTGAACCTCTACTCTCTGGGGGTTGTTTACCGATTCGGCATCCCAGAGCCGGAACCCGAAAAGATCGTCGTGGTCAAAGAGGTACCGGTCCCCGGCGAGGGCACGGTTCTGGAAAAAGAGGTCGTCAAAGAGGTGGAAGTCGTCAAGAAGGTCGAGGTCATCAAAGAGGTACCCAAGCCTGTTATCATCAAAAAACCGACAGAGCGTGTGGTCCTGGCATCGGATACCCTCTTCGATTTCGACAAGTCCATTGTGAAGCCGCAGGGCGATGCCGCGCTGAAACAGCTCTCCGGAAGGCTGCAGAAAAATGACCGCCTGGTCGTTGTCGGCCATACGGACAGCGTCGGGACGGAAGTGTACAATATGAAACTCTCGCAGCGCCGCGCGAATGCCGTCAGAAGCAAGCTCGTCGCCCTCGGTATTTCGCCGAGAATGATCGAAACCCGTGCGATGGGCGAAAGCCAGCCGGTGGCGACGAACGCGACCGACGAGGGGCGTACCGCGAACCGCCGTGTCGAGATCGAGGTCTACGCCGCTCCCAAAAAAGAGCTGTAG
- a CDS encoding pseudouridine synthase family protein, with translation MKKSPNDYRGQSKKLEAKNKIKSKAFAKKDAGRKNPGAQRAKTAEPEESRYVQTRSSGPSDKAYKLLAAQEDISNAKAKELIDRGLVYVGNQKVMIARGELPLKTEFKVQRVERIRPIFENDDLIVVDKPAFLNADEVERQFKGTHLLHRLDRETSGVLMLVKNEAFRGKAIEAFRKDEVYKEYVAWVEGVVTEEAVMDEPILTEKRHGKAHSKISKKGKPAVTEIYPMEVSGKKSKLKLIIHHGRTHQIRVHLRAFGHPIVGDEQYGGRRSQRVMLHAKKVELLGMTFEAPEPKLFIHFSA, from the coding sequence ATGAAAAAATCACCGAACGACTACCGCGGACAGAGCAAGAAACTCGAAGCCAAGAACAAGATCAAGTCCAAGGCCTTCGCCAAAAAAGACGCCGGCCGCAAAAACCCGGGAGCCCAAAGAGCCAAAACCGCGGAGCCCGAAGAGAGCCGCTACGTGCAGACACGCTCCAGCGGCCCCTCAGACAAGGCCTACAAACTGCTGGCGGCCCAGGAGGATATCTCCAACGCCAAGGCCAAGGAGCTGATCGACCGCGGGCTTGTCTACGTGGGCAACCAGAAGGTGATGATCGCCCGGGGCGAACTGCCGCTGAAGACCGAGTTCAAAGTCCAGCGCGTCGAGCGCATCCGCCCGATCTTCGAAAACGACGACCTCATCGTCGTCGACAAACCCGCCTTCCTCAACGCCGATGAAGTGGAACGCCAGTTCAAAGGGACCCACCTGCTCCACCGCCTCGACCGAGAAACGAGCGGGGTGCTGATGCTGGTCAAGAACGAAGCGTTCCGCGGGAAGGCAATCGAGGCCTTCAGAAAAGACGAGGTCTATAAAGAGTACGTGGCATGGGTCGAAGGGGTCGTGACCGAAGAGGCCGTCATGGACGAGCCTATTCTGACGGAAAAACGCCACGGCAAGGCCCACTCCAAAATCTCCAAAAAGGGCAAGCCGGCCGTCACGGAGATCTACCCGATGGAAGTATCGGGCAAAAAAAGCAAGCTCAAGCTCATCATCCACCACGGCCGGACCCACCAGATCCGCGTCCACCTGCGCGCCTTCGGCCACCCGATTGTCGGGGATGAGCAGTACGGCGGACGCCGCAGCCAGCGGGTTATGCTGCATGCGAAAAAAGTCGAGCTGCTCGGCATGACCTTCGAAGCTCCGGAACCGAAGCTTTTCATCCACTTCTCCGCCTAG
- the waaA gene encoding lipid IV(A) 3-deoxy-D-manno-octulosonic acid transferase, with protein sequence MKPFSLIYFLLSALLYVAALPLLLLFSLRSKYRESLPARFFLKGNPPFTPGGIWFHACSVGETRALKPLLAPLSPEEVRISTITQTGQDVARGYGSEHRYLPYELFMPFWVKPQRALVVLEAEFWYLLFAVARARGAKVVLLNARLSERSFPRYLKLRWFYRRLFARVDKIFCQSAADKARFEQLGASNIEVIGNIKLAQSVTTTKTYAKPEGETIVAASTHEGEEAMILEAFRARHAEHPDSRLLVVPRHPERFDAVWELLHGQCDGERIARWSTDGGIDALGEHPVVLVDAMGELNNLYAISDIAVLGGAFKADVGGHNPLEPAHFGCRTLSGSHFFNQRELMRYVDNIAVVENDALTEALLHAEGLRPASINGSVDLQPFFDYLTKESAS encoded by the coding sequence ATGAAGCCGTTTTCACTCATCTATTTCCTGCTCAGCGCCCTGCTCTACGTCGCCGCGCTTCCGCTGCTGCTGCTTTTCAGCCTCCGCTCGAAATACCGCGAATCCCTGCCGGCCCGCTTTTTTCTCAAAGGCAACCCGCCGTTTACGCCCGGAGGGATCTGGTTCCATGCCTGCTCCGTCGGCGAAACGCGTGCCCTGAAACCGCTGTTGGCGCCCCTTTCGCCGGAAGAGGTGCGCATCAGCACCATCACGCAGACCGGCCAGGACGTTGCCAGGGGGTACGGCAGCGAGCACCGCTATCTCCCCTATGAGCTCTTTATGCCCTTCTGGGTCAAACCCCAGCGCGCGCTTGTCGTGCTCGAGGCGGAATTTTGGTACCTGCTCTTTGCCGTGGCCCGCGCCAGGGGGGCGAAGGTCGTGCTGCTCAATGCCCGCCTCTCCGAACGCAGCTTCCCCCGATACCTGAAGCTGCGCTGGTTCTACCGGCGGCTGTTCGCACGGGTCGACAAGATCTTCTGCCAGAGCGCAGCCGACAAGGCCCGTTTTGAACAGCTCGGCGCTTCCAATATCGAGGTGATCGGCAATATCAAGCTGGCGCAGAGCGTCACCACCACGAAGACGTATGCCAAACCCGAAGGCGAAACGATCGTCGCCGCCAGTACCCATGAGGGGGAGGAAGCCATGATCCTCGAGGCTTTTCGCGCCCGCCATGCCGAACACCCCGACAGCCGCCTGCTGGTCGTCCCCCGCCACCCCGAGCGTTTTGACGCCGTCTGGGAGCTGCTGCACGGCCAGTGCGACGGCGAGCGCATCGCCCGGTGGAGCACGGACGGCGGCATCGACGCGCTGGGGGAGCACCCTGTCGTCCTCGTCGACGCCATGGGCGAGCTCAACAACCTCTACGCCATCAGCGACATCGCCGTCCTCGGCGGTGCCTTCAAGGCGGACGTCGGAGGCCACAACCCGCTCGAACCGGCCCATTTCGGCTGCCGGACCCTCAGCGGGTCGCACTTTTTCAACCAGCGCGAACTGATGCGCTATGTCGACAACATCGCCGTCGTCGAGAACGATGCGCTCACCGAAGCGCTCCTGCACGCCGAAGGGCTCCGTCCCGCATCGATCAACGGCAGCGTCGATCTCCAACCTTTTTTTGACTACCTCACCAAGGAGAGCGCCTCATGA
- a CDS encoding zinc ribbon domain-containing protein, whose product MNKHLKQLIDLSKIDKEIDAFDPQIEAANHKYESALVKKEGLESNIEGLENEIKDEQLKHKKNELHLAELSQKLEENRKKSAEIKTEKEMKSLQLEEEIAKEQISFANEEIERLDRIIESKTERVNELKAQMDELDANLGSVKEEVDAKLAEIDGERQQVFARKQELVSQMNQKGLSFYQKIRRWAKNTTAVPVRNQACMGCFMVISDKVYADVIKGEEITTCPHCGRILYLEEEATAEA is encoded by the coding sequence GTGAACAAGCACCTCAAACAACTGATCGACCTTTCCAAGATCGACAAAGAGATCGACGCTTTCGACCCGCAGATCGAGGCAGCCAACCATAAATACGAATCGGCCCTTGTCAAAAAAGAGGGTCTCGAGAGCAACATTGAAGGCCTCGAAAACGAGATCAAGGACGAGCAGCTCAAGCACAAGAAGAATGAGCTCCACCTCGCCGAACTCTCCCAGAAGCTCGAAGAGAACCGCAAAAAAAGCGCGGAGATCAAGACCGAGAAAGAGATGAAGTCCCTTCAACTCGAAGAGGAGATCGCCAAGGAGCAGATCAGCTTCGCCAACGAAGAGATCGAACGCCTCGACCGCATCATCGAGAGCAAAACCGAGCGCGTGAACGAGCTCAAAGCACAGATGGACGAGCTCGATGCCAACCTCGGCAGCGTCAAAGAGGAGGTCGATGCGAAACTGGCAGAGATCGACGGCGAGCGCCAGCAGGTCTTTGCCCGCAAACAGGAGCTCGTCTCCCAGATGAACCAGAAGGGGCTCTCCTTCTACCAGAAGATCCGCCGCTGGGCGAAAAACACCACAGCCGTTCCGGTACGCAACCAGGCGTGCATGGGCTGTTTCATGGTCATCAGCGACAAGGTCTACGCCGACGTCATCAAGGGTGAAGAGATCACAACCTGTCCGCACTGCGGACGTATCCTCTACCTCGAAGAGGAAGCAACTGCCGAAGCGTAA
- a CDS encoding Nif3-like dinuclear metal center hexameric protein, whose protein sequence is MTLHALYEALDALSPFELQEKWDNSGLIVGDPAQEITTIVLSIDVDEALLESLEEGTLLITHHPLIFGGLGALDFTQYPAKLLQIMVKKNIANIAMHTNFDQTHLNRWVAQEVLGQTAIEQEGFLACFDVDTDFETYACDVAERFGLAQLKTVQCHERLKRVALVTGSGASLMHGLKADCLLTGDIKYHDAMEAKALGLSMIDIGHFESERFFPEVLAPHLKNFGLTVIISSSKNPFTYY, encoded by the coding sequence ATGACCCTTCACGCCCTCTACGAAGCGCTTGATGCCCTCTCGCCCTTTGAGCTGCAGGAGAAGTGGGACAACTCCGGCCTCATCGTCGGCGACCCGGCGCAGGAGATCACGACAATAGTACTGAGCATCGACGTCGACGAAGCGCTGCTTGAAAGCCTCGAGGAGGGAACCCTTCTCATCACCCACCACCCGCTGATCTTCGGCGGACTGGGCGCGCTTGATTTCACGCAGTACCCTGCCAAGCTGCTGCAGATAATGGTCAAAAAGAACATCGCAAACATCGCCATGCACACCAATTTCGACCAGACCCATCTCAACCGCTGGGTCGCGCAGGAGGTCCTGGGACAGACGGCCATAGAGCAGGAGGGGTTCCTCGCCTGCTTCGACGTCGATACGGATTTCGAGACTTACGCCTGCGACGTCGCCGAACGCTTCGGGCTGGCGCAGCTCAAAACCGTCCAGTGCCACGAACGCCTGAAGCGCGTCGCCCTCGTGACGGGTTCCGGCGCCTCCCTGATGCACGGGCTTAAAGCCGACTGCCTGCTCACCGGCGACATCAAGTACCACGACGCTATGGAGGCCAAAGCCCTCGGGCTCTCCATGATCGACATCGGCCACTTTGAAAGCGAACGCTTTTTCCCCGAGGTCCTTGCCCCGCATTTGAAAAATTTCGGATTAACGGTTATAATTTCGTCATCGAAAAACCCGTTCACATATTATTGA